The genome window CACGGCAACGAAGGTGGCCGCGTCGGCGCACGCCGTCGACGACAAACAACTCGCTCCGAGATACTCGCGCGCTGCCAGGTCGATTCGTTCGGTGCCGCTGATTTTGGAAGCCGCCTCCACTCGGACGCGCATGCATTCTGCGCGGTCACGCACGTGCACACAACGCTCCGCCAAAAGCGCATCGGCCTCTTCGGGTTTGCCCTCGAGCACTTTGAGACGCGCCGCAATGCGAGCCGATACGGATTCGGTCGGATGCGATCGTTCGAGGGCAGCGGCATGCTCCTGAATTTCTCGTGCACACTTGTCGCGGTCTTCGCACAGGCCACCTTTGGCATCCTTGTTCTTCATTGCGGCAAGACGCACTTCAGCTTCGCGAATGCGCGGCCCAAAGATGCTCGGATCACGACGAATGGCTTCGGCGTCGAAACGCGAGCGCAATTCTGGCAATTTCGCGGCTTCGGCGTGCCGTCCAAAGGAATCGAGGGTCATGGCTGCGCGCGGGCCTTCGGGTATCGCGAGATTCAGGTCGTCGTATTTCGTACTGAATCGTAGCGCCAAACGCGCCGCGACATCGATGAGCGCCGCATCCTGTTCGATGGCGAATCGCAATTCGAGCAGCGCTTGTCTTTTGGCACCATGCGTCCCGAGCACTTCCGCGAGAAGCAAATGCGCTCGCGGATTGACAGGGCTGCGTTCGAGCGACCGCTGAAGCCATGGAATGGCCGATTCGCTATTCGTGCGCGTTGCTACGAGCGCACCGACGAGCGGAAAATAAGGCTCACCAGGGTGCCGGAGCATCGCCGTGCGCAAGGAAGCTCGAAGCTCGGCACGAATGGCCGGATTGGTGAAATCACGCCCTTCATAAGCCTGCTTGATCCAATTCCGTTCGGTGCCGACGTCCGGATGGCCAAACCGAAAAGCAGCAGCCGCGATCACGAGCCCACTCGAGAAAACGAATGCGGGCATCATTCGACCCATGCGCTGTGAACGACGTTGTTCGTATTCGATACCTGCTCGGGACCTCAAATTGTCGCCCCACAGTGATCCGATGGTCACGACGAGGCCATAACAAACAGCCGGAATTTCGAGGGACAAGTCGGCGAGGTTTTGAAGCAGGACGACGACGACCCCTGTGAATGCGGCGGCCGCGAGACCACTATGCCGCGCGCCGAGCCGCGAAGGACGAAGCGTCCACGCAAACGCCAAAAGCGCGAGCGCTCCAATGGGAACGCCCCATTCGACGAGCCATTGCGCGGGGAAGTTTTCGAGGTACGCGTACACCACGTGCCCGGGAACCGTGCGGTGCGCGGGAAAAACACTTTCGAATGCGCCTCGGCCAATGCCAAGAAAGAAATGACCTTCCAAAAGCGGTTTGGCCCAAAGAACCATTTCCAATTTGCCGAGGTTCTTGTCGTAAAGCTCGCTCCACGTATCGCGCGTGCCGCCCAAGACCGCAAGCAGCGCGCCGGCCACCAAGGTTCCACCAAGAAGCCATCGCGCCGAAGCCCGGGATTCCGCCGAGTCATCCTCGCTCTTTCGCGAGATCTTCGTGCCCAATAGGGCCGCCAAGAGGAGGATGCCGACGAGCAGCGTTATCAAGCCGCCGCGCGAGGCGCTCGTCACGCTCACGCCAATCAGAAACGCAATGCCCGCTGCAATCACCCATCGAGGCATGTCGCGGCTTCGCGTGAGGACGAGGGACATTCCGGAGAGAACGCCGAGGTTCAAATACCCCGCAAGCGTATTGGTGTTGATGAGCGGTCCGACGTGCCATGGCGGAAGCTCGACCGACGGCTTGTATATGCCGTACACGTCTTTCAACC of Polyangiaceae bacterium contains these proteins:
- a CDS encoding lipid A core--O-antigen ligase, whose product is MESASRFAGDMGVQIVAGLVALVVIASALAIGTVHVQTLVVIAPIAFAAAALGILHDLKRRGGTSIAIPAAIATVLAAITLLQAIPLPISWLERIAPANADIWARALMPFGEAGPRFASISLDPGASVVEALKWSSYAALFTAAATVSARYGATMGIGVVFVSAILVATATIAHGLLGLKDVYGIYKPSVELPPWHVGPLINTNTLAGYLNLGVLSGMSLVLTRSRDMPRWVIAAGIAFLIGVSVTSASRGGLITLLVGILLLAALLGTKISRKSEDDSAESRASARWLLGGTLVAGALLAVLGGTRDTWSELYDKNLGKLEMVLWAKPLLEGHFFLGIGRGAFESVFPAHRTVPGHVVYAYLENFPAQWLVEWGVPIGALALLAFAWTLRPSRLGARHSGLAAAAFTGVVVVLLQNLADLSLEIPAVCYGLVVTIGSLWGDNLRSRAGIEYEQRRSQRMGRMMPAFVFSSGLVIAAAAFRFGHPDVGTERNWIKQAYEGRDFTNPAIRAELRASLRTAMLRHPGEPYFPLVGALVATRTNSESAIPWLQRSLERSPVNPRAHLLLAEVLGTHGAKRQALLELRFAIEQDAALIDVAARLALRFSTKYDDLNLAIPEGPRAAMTLDSFGRHAEAAKLPELRSRFDAEAIRRDPSIFGPRIREAEVRLAAMKNKDAKGGLCEDRDKCAREIQEHAAALERSHPTESVSARIAARLKVLEGKPEEADALLAERCVHVRDRAECMRVRVEAASKISGTERIDLAAREYLGASCLSSTACADAATFVAVVREQRGDAASAIALYARAAREEPTEARWLALADAASRGGAHAQCVDALERLAAKRGGMDEAIRKRIIEERARALGKSAH